Proteins encoded by one window of Cyclobacteriaceae bacterium:
- the rplL gene encoding 50S ribosomal protein L7/L12 yields the protein MADVKALGDQLVELTVKEVSELASYLKETYGIEPAAAAVVAGPAAGGAGGGAAAEEKTNFDVVLKAPGANKLQIVKLVKELTGLGLKEAKDVVDGAPKTIKEGLPKDEAENLKKQLVEAGAEVELK from the coding sequence ATGGCTGACGTAAAAGCTCTCGGAGATCAACTCGTTGAACTCACCGTTAAAGAAGTAAGCGAACTCGCTTCTTACCTGAAAGAAACCTATGGCATTGAGCCTGCAGCTGCTGCTGTAGTAGCAGGTCCTGCTGCTGGTGGTGCTGGTGGTGGCGCTGCTGCTGAAGAAAAAACCAATTTCGATGTTGTATTGAAAGCTCCTGGTGCTAACAAACTTCAAATCGTGAAGCTTGTTAAGGAACTTACTGGTCTTGGCTTGAAAGAAGCTAAAGATGTAGTAGACGGAGCTCCTAAAACAATCAAAGAAGGCTTACCTAAGGACGAAGCTGAAAACCTCAAGAAGCAACTCGTTGAAGCGGGTGCTGAAGTTGAGCTGAAGTAA
- the rplJ gene encoding 50S ribosomal protein L10, translating into MTREEKAQIIEELSQKFADNMHFYITDAGGLTVEQVNNFRRLCFKSGIEYRVYKNTLIRKALEKQEGVDFTPLFGTLHGFSGVLFSKEAGNLPARVIKEFRKKLDGKPVLKAASIDSDFFIGEENLNTLSELKSKNELIGDVISLLQSPAKNVLSALLSGKQTLGGLMKTLEERAK; encoded by the coding sequence ATGACCAGAGAAGAAAAAGCACAAATTATAGAGGAACTCAGTCAGAAGTTTGCGGACAACATGCACTTCTATATTACCGATGCAGGCGGATTAACCGTTGAGCAGGTAAACAATTTCAGAAGGCTTTGCTTCAAAAGCGGCATCGAATACCGCGTGTATAAGAACACGTTGATTCGCAAAGCGCTTGAGAAGCAAGAAGGTGTTGATTTTACTCCGCTTTTCGGAACCTTACACGGCTTTTCGGGCGTCCTCTTCTCTAAAGAAGCTGGAAACCTGCCGGCACGCGTAATAAAAGAGTTTCGTAAAAAACTGGACGGCAAACCTGTACTGAAGGCAGCCTCTATCGACTCCGACTTTTTTATCGGAGAAGAAAACCTCAATACGCTCAGCGAGCTGAAGAGCAAGAATGAGCTTATTGGTGATGTTATTTCCTTGTTGCAATCACCTGCCAAGAATGTATTGTCTGCTTTGTTAAGTGGCAAGCAAACACTTGGTGGCTTGATGAAGACTTTGGAAGAACGCGCAAAATAA
- the rplA gene encoding 50S ribosomal protein L1 → MAKISKNRKAVEAKYNPDKLYSLDDASQLLKDITFTKFDASVDMDIRLGVDPKKSDQMVRGVVSLPHGIGKAVRVLVLCTPDKVQDAKDAGADHVGLDDYIQKIEGGWTDIDVIICTPTVMAKVGKLGKVLGPRGLMPNPKSGTVTLEVGKAVKEVKAGKIDFKIDKTGIIHVSIGKASFSPDKIRDNAMEMINVVAKLKPASAKGAYFRSISISTTMSPGVKIDMGSIAGI, encoded by the coding sequence ATGGCAAAGATTTCAAAAAACAGAAAAGCCGTAGAGGCGAAATATAATCCGGATAAGCTCTATTCGCTGGATGATGCATCGCAACTGTTGAAGGACATTACCTTCACCAAGTTTGATGCTTCCGTGGATATGGATATCCGGTTAGGCGTTGATCCTAAAAAATCCGACCAGATGGTTCGTGGCGTAGTGTCTCTTCCTCATGGTATCGGAAAAGCAGTTCGTGTACTGGTGCTTTGCACACCTGATAAAGTTCAGGATGCGAAAGATGCCGGTGCCGATCACGTTGGTCTGGATGATTACATCCAGAAAATTGAAGGTGGCTGGACAGACATCGATGTGATTATCTGTACGCCTACCGTAATGGCCAAAGTTGGTAAACTTGGCAAGGTATTGGGCCCTCGCGGCTTGATGCCAAATCCTAAATCAGGAACTGTTACGCTCGAAGTTGGTAAAGCGGTTAAAGAAGTAAAAGCCGGTAAAATCGACTTCAAAATTGATAAAACAGGAATCATACACGTGAGCATCGGGAAAGCTTCCTTCTCGCCTGACAAAATCAGGGACAATGCCATGGAGATGATTAATGTGGTTGCCAAACTGAAGCCTGCCTCAGCGAAAGGTGCATACTTTAGAAGTATCAGCATCTCAACAACGATGAGTCCGGGTGTAAAGATTGACATGGGTTCTATTGCTGGTATCTAA
- the rplK gene encoding 50S ribosomal protein L11, with translation MAKEITGYLKLQVKGGSANPSPPIGPALGSKGLNIMDFCKQFNARTQDKPGQLLPVLITIYNDKSFDFVIKTPPAANLILETMKKQKGSNEPNRTKIGSITWDQVKAIAELKMPDLNAFKIESAMKMVAGTARSMGVTVAGTPPWEK, from the coding sequence ATGGCAAAGGAAATTACAGGGTATTTGAAATTACAAGTTAAGGGAGGTTCAGCAAACCCATCTCCTCCAATTGGTCCTGCTTTAGGTAGCAAGGGTCTTAACATCATGGACTTTTGCAAGCAGTTCAATGCGCGTACTCAGGATAAACCGGGTCAATTGCTTCCGGTTTTGATCACTATATATAACGACAAGTCGTTCGATTTTGTAATCAAAACACCACCCGCTGCTAACCTTATCCTGGAGACGATGAAAAAGCAGAAGGGTTCAAACGAACCTAACCGTACCAAAATCGGATCCATTACCTGGGATCAGGTAAAGGCCATTGCTGAATTGAAAATGCCGGATTTGAACGCATTTAAAATTGAGTCGGCAATGAAAATGGTTGCAGGTACAGCCAGAAGTATGGGCGTTACCGTTGCGGGTACACCTCCCTGGGAAAAATAA
- the nusG gene encoding transcription termination/antitermination protein NusG, which translates to MGELKWYVLRVISGQEKKVKTYLENEIEREKLQEYIPQVLIPSEKVYEMRGGKKRVRERNFFPGYVLISADLSHGEAYHSVNNIPGVIGFLGNNGSGSSKDPVPLRQSEVNRILGKVDEIDTFDEKLETPFIKGESVKVMDGPFSGFTGTVEEIFEEKKKLNVMVKIFGRNTPVELNYMQVEKLD; encoded by the coding sequence ATGGGCGAATTGAAGTGGTATGTATTGCGCGTCATCAGCGGCCAGGAAAAGAAGGTTAAAACTTACCTGGAAAATGAAATTGAGCGCGAAAAGCTACAGGAATATATTCCGCAGGTTCTGATTCCTTCCGAGAAGGTGTACGAAATGCGGGGTGGCAAGAAGCGTGTTCGGGAAAGAAATTTCTTCCCGGGTTACGTGTTGATCTCAGCCGATCTTTCTCATGGGGAAGCCTATCACTCGGTTAATAATATTCCGGGTGTAATTGGATTTCTGGGAAACAATGGCTCAGGTTCTTCAAAAGATCCGGTGCCCTTGCGCCAATCTGAGGTGAACAGAATCCTCGGTAAGGTTGATGAGATTGATACGTTCGATGAAAAATTGGAAACACCTTTTATTAAAGGTGAATCCGTGAAAGTAATGGACGGACCATTCAGTGGGTTTACGGGAACGGTGGAAGAGATTTTTGAGGAGAAGAAAAAACTCAATGTAATGGTGAAAATATTCGGCAGGAACACGCCTGTTGAATTGAATTATATGCAGGTTGAAAAGTTAGATTAA
- the secE gene encoding preprotein translocase subunit SecE encodes MQKIKTFFLESWDELKNKVSWSSFNELQGSAILVLVASTIFALVIGGIDWVFQTGLEWFYREF; translated from the coding sequence ATGCAGAAGATTAAAACATTCTTTTTGGAGTCTTGGGACGAGCTTAAAAATAAGGTCTCCTGGTCCAGTTTTAATGAATTGCAAGGCAGCGCCATTCTGGTGTTGGTTGCCTCAACAATTTTTGCATTGGTAATTGGTGGTATCGACTGGGTTTTTCAAACCGGGTTGGAGTGGTTCTATAGGGAATTTTAA
- the tuf gene encoding elongation factor Tu, whose translation MAKETFDRSKPHVNIGTIGHVDHGKTTLTAAITQVLSKKGLAAVRDFSSIDNAPEEKERGITINTSHVEYATDKRHYAHVDCPGHADYVKNMVTGAAQMDGAILVVAATDGPMPQTREHILLARQVGVPALVVFMNKVDLVDDAELLDLVEMEVRELMSSYNFPGDTMPVIRGSALGALNGEPKWVEKVEELMNAVDEFIPIPTRLIDKDFLMPVEDVFSITGRGTVATGRIERGVINSGDAVEILGMGAENLKSTVTGVEMFRKILDRGEAGDNVGLLLRGIEKEQIRRGMVICKPGSVTPHAKFKAEVYVLSKEEGGRHTPFFNKYRPQFYFRTTDVTGEIMLPAGVEMVMPGDNISIEVQLINKIAMEKGLRFAIREGGRTVGSGQVTEILD comes from the coding sequence ATGGCTAAAGAAACATTTGATCGTTCGAAACCTCACGTAAACATTGGTACCATTGGTCACGTTGACCACGGTAAAACCACCCTTACTGCGGCTATTACGCAGGTGCTCTCTAAAAAGGGACTCGCTGCTGTGCGCGATTTCTCTTCTATCGACAACGCACCTGAAGAAAAAGAAAGAGGTATTACTATCAACACCTCACACGTTGAGTACGCTACAGACAAGCGTCACTACGCACACGTTGACTGTCCTGGTCACGCTGACTATGTGAAGAACATGGTTACTGGTGCTGCCCAGATGGACGGTGCTATTCTTGTAGTGGCTGCTACAGATGGTCCTATGCCTCAAACTCGCGAGCACATTCTGTTGGCTCGTCAGGTAGGTGTACCTGCACTTGTTGTGTTCATGAACAAAGTTGACTTGGTTGACGATGCTGAATTGTTGGATCTTGTTGAAATGGAAGTACGTGAACTGATGTCTTCTTACAACTTCCCTGGCGATACTATGCCTGTAATCAGAGGATCTGCTCTTGGCGCCTTGAACGGTGAGCCTAAGTGGGTTGAGAAAGTGGAAGAATTGATGAACGCAGTTGATGAGTTCATTCCAATTCCTACCCGTTTGATCGACAAAGATTTCTTGATGCCTGTTGAAGACGTGTTCTCAATCACTGGTCGTGGTACTGTTGCTACCGGCCGTATTGAGCGTGGTGTGATCAACTCAGGTGATGCAGTTGAAATCCTTGGTATGGGTGCTGAAAACCTGAAGTCTACCGTGACTGGTGTGGAAATGTTCCGCAAAATTCTTGACAGAGGTGAGGCTGGTGATAACGTAGGTCTGTTGCTCCGTGGTATTGAAAAAGAGCAAATCCGCAGAGGTATGGTTATCTGCAAGCCTGGTTCAGTAACTCCGCACGCTAAGTTCAAGGCTGAGGTTTACGTATTGTCGAAAGAAGAAGGTGGTCGTCACACTCCATTCTTTAACAAGTACCGCCCTCAGTTCTATTTCCGTACCACTGACGTAACAGGAGAAATCATGTTACCAGCTGGCGTAGAAATGGTTATGCCTGGCGATAACATCTCTATCGAAGTTCAGCTGATCAACAAGATTGCTATGGAGAAAGGTCTTCGTTTCGCGATTCGTGAAGGTGGCCGTACCGTAGGATCTGGTCAGGTTACTGAAATTCTTGACTAG
- a CDS encoding DUF721 domain-containing protein, whose protein sequence is MKDNKDNKAGITPIGDAIRSLLNSYHLESKFDEAQVIASWERLVGEPIARRTRKVFMKNRVLFVEFKTASMKNDFLLHKSKVIELFHQEFGKGIVTDIVII, encoded by the coding sequence GTGAAAGACAATAAAGACAATAAAGCCGGTATTACACCCATTGGTGACGCCATTCGCAGCTTGCTGAATTCCTATCACCTGGAATCGAAATTCGATGAGGCTCAGGTCATTGCCTCGTGGGAGCGACTGGTAGGAGAGCCCATTGCCAGGCGCACCCGCAAGGTGTTTATGAAAAACCGGGTACTTTTTGTGGAATTCAAAACGGCCTCCATGAAAAACGATTTTCTGCTCCATAAGTCAAAGGTTATTGAACTCTTCCATCAGGAGTTCGGAAAGGGCATTGTTACGGACATTGTGATTATTTAA
- a CDS encoding DNA replication/repair protein RecF, which produces MRLNRLQLSNFKNYEELELKFPSQINFLLGLNGSGKTNLLEAIYYLSTTKGFSASSDTQNIKHGKDFFFIKGEFENDNKTHDVFCQVQAGRKKVFREDSRDYEKLSDHIGRYPVVLISPLDVDLVKESSDARRKFFDQMIAQVDHVYLEALMEYHYALKQRNALLKMFAEQNKVDYQMIDLYDQQLSRTGKVLYEKRNAFAAEFLPLFNKAYALLVDEQEEATLTYSSPLELNTMEEGLKESLKKDLILQRTTFGIHRDDYVFGFAHGELKRLGSQGQQKSFLVAIKLAQVEVIKAHLGFSPMLLLDDIFDKLDDTRIARLLRVVSGKDYGQSFITDAGPERTLAMMKELKIPGDVYEVDGGRVKPRKA; this is translated from the coding sequence GTGCGCCTGAACCGCCTTCAGTTGAGCAACTTTAAAAACTATGAGGAACTGGAGTTGAAGTTTCCATCGCAGATCAATTTTTTATTGGGCTTGAATGGGAGCGGCAAAACAAACCTGCTGGAAGCCATCTATTACCTGTCTACAACAAAAGGGTTTTCAGCCAGTTCGGATACGCAGAACATCAAGCATGGTAAAGACTTTTTTTTCATCAAAGGTGAATTTGAAAATGATAATAAGACGCATGACGTATTCTGCCAGGTGCAAGCCGGCCGGAAAAAAGTTTTTCGTGAGGATAGTCGCGATTATGAAAAGCTCAGCGATCACATCGGTCGGTATCCGGTGGTGCTTATTTCTCCGCTTGATGTTGACTTGGTGAAGGAAAGCAGCGATGCCCGCAGAAAGTTTTTCGATCAGATGATCGCCCAGGTTGATCACGTTTACCTGGAGGCGTTGATGGAATACCACTATGCTTTAAAGCAGCGAAATGCTTTGCTGAAAATGTTTGCTGAGCAAAACAAGGTTGATTATCAGATGATTGACTTGTACGACCAGCAATTGTCACGTACCGGAAAGGTTCTTTATGAAAAGCGAAATGCTTTCGCAGCCGAATTTCTACCCTTATTCAATAAAGCATACGCACTACTGGTTGATGAACAGGAAGAAGCCACGTTAACCTATTCTTCTCCACTTGAACTCAACACCATGGAGGAGGGATTGAAAGAGAGTTTAAAGAAGGACTTGATTCTTCAGCGCACCACCTTTGGCATTCACCGCGATGACTATGTTTTTGGATTTGCCCATGGTGAACTGAAGCGATTGGGCTCTCAGGGCCAGCAAAAGTCGTTTTTAGTAGCTATTAAACTTGCCCAGGTTGAAGTTATCAAGGCTCATCTCGGGTTTAGCCCTATGCTGCTTTTAGATGATATTTTTGATAAATTGGATGACACCCGCATTGCCAGGTTGCTCCGGGTAGTATCTGGGAAGGATTATGGCCAATCTTTTATTACCGATGCCGGTCCGGAGCGAACGTTGGCCATGATGAAGGAACTGAAAATTCCGGGTGATGTTTATGAAGTTGATGGAGGTCGCGTTAAGCCAAGAAAAGCGTGA
- the pdhA gene encoding pyruvate dehydrogenase (acetyl-transferring) E1 component subunit alpha, whose translation MSKTAKAKKSSTSKGSETGFSKETYMYWYESMLLMRKFEEKAGQLYGMQKIKGFCHLYIGQEACAAGAVSALTKDDKWITAYRDHGHPLALGTSPNAVMAELYGKETGCSKGKGGSMHIFDKAVNFIGGHGIVGGQIPLGAGIAFSEKYNKTGNVCICYMGDGAVRQGAFHEALNLAMLWKLPVIFVIENNGYAMGTSVKRTSNVTELYTLGESYDMPSEPVDAMKVEEVHKAVARAAERARKGDGPTLLEFRTYRYKGHSMSDPQKYRTKEEVEEYKQRDPVEVVRKTILDKKFATEKDLQKIEEKVAAQVEESVKFAEESNFPDPSEALTDIYAEADYPFIAD comes from the coding sequence ATGTCCAAGACCGCCAAAGCTAAGAAAAGCAGCACATCAAAAGGCTCAGAAACTGGTTTTTCAAAAGAAACCTATATGTACTGGTACGAGAGCATGTTGCTGATGCGCAAGTTTGAAGAGAAAGCCGGGCAGCTTTATGGGATGCAAAAGATAAAAGGTTTCTGCCACTTATATATCGGTCAGGAGGCGTGTGCTGCGGGTGCCGTTTCAGCATTGACTAAAGACGATAAGTGGATCACCGCTTATCGCGATCACGGACACCCATTGGCGTTGGGCACCAGCCCGAATGCAGTAATGGCTGAGCTCTACGGCAAAGAAACCGGTTGCTCGAAAGGCAAAGGTGGTTCCATGCACATTTTTGATAAAGCTGTGAATTTTATTGGCGGGCATGGCATTGTAGGAGGACAAATTCCTTTAGGTGCCGGAATTGCATTTTCTGAAAAATATAATAAAACCGGCAATGTGTGTATTTGCTACATGGGGGATGGTGCCGTACGTCAGGGTGCTTTCCACGAAGCGTTAAACCTGGCCATGTTGTGGAAATTACCCGTGATTTTTGTTATTGAAAACAATGGTTACGCCATGGGTACATCCGTTAAGCGAACCTCCAACGTAACGGAACTATATACATTGGGTGAATCATACGATATGCCCTCCGAACCGGTAGACGCCATGAAGGTTGAAGAAGTTCACAAAGCTGTTGCAAGAGCCGCTGAACGTGCCCGCAAAGGCGATGGACCTACCCTTTTGGAATTCAGAACATACCGATACAAAGGACACTCCATGTCTGATCCGCAAAAATACCGTACCAAGGAAGAAGTAGAAGAATACAAGCAGCGCGACCCGGTTGAAGTGGTGCGTAAAACCATTCTCGACAAGAAATTTGCTACAGAAAAAGACCTTCAGAAAATTGAAGAAAAAGTGGCAGCCCAGGTTGAAGAAAGTGTGAAGTTTGCTGAAGAATCCAACTTCCCCGATCCATCAGAGGCGTTAACGGATATTTATGCTGAGGCTGATTATCCCTTCATTGCCGACTAA
- a CDS encoding tetratricopeptide repeat protein: MAKKDESKDLLQNPEALAEKLEGAENWLEQNSKLVIGVVAVLLVAVAGYFGFMYYKSNQDAQAQREMFQAIYYFEADSLNLALNGDGNNLGFIDIIDEYKFSDAANLAHFYAGVSYLKQGKYEAARLYLQDFSSNDLLVQARAYSLIGDAYMEEENFEEAATYYDKAAAYKPNRFFTPTYLMKAALAYEKLNQAEKAKAAYDQIITKYWESSEYQNARKFKAKLESNS, from the coding sequence ATGGCGAAGAAAGACGAATCAAAAGATCTGTTACAAAATCCGGAAGCCCTTGCAGAAAAGCTGGAAGGCGCTGAAAACTGGCTGGAACAAAACTCAAAGTTGGTTATTGGTGTAGTGGCTGTATTGTTGGTGGCCGTTGCCGGATATTTTGGCTTCATGTATTATAAATCAAACCAGGATGCCCAGGCTCAACGCGAGATGTTCCAGGCAATCTATTATTTCGAAGCAGACAGCCTTAATCTGGCGTTAAATGGCGATGGAAACAACCTGGGATTCATTGACATTATTGACGAATACAAATTTTCTGATGCCGCAAACCTGGCGCACTTCTATGCCGGTGTTTCTTACTTGAAGCAAGGTAAATACGAAGCTGCCAGACTTTACTTACAAGACTTCAGCTCAAACGATTTGCTGGTACAGGCACGCGCCTACAGCCTGATTGGTGATGCGTACATGGAGGAAGAAAACTTTGAAGAAGCGGCAACCTATTACGACAAGGCTGCTGCTTATAAACCCAATCGCTTTTTCACACCTACTTATTTGATGAAAGCTGCTTTGGCCTACGAAAAATTGAATCAGGCAGAAAAAGCAAAAGCCGCATACGATCAAATCATCACCAAATATTGGGAATCTTCCGAATACCAGAATGCCCGAAAGTTTAAGGCAAAGCTGGAGAGCAATTCGTAG
- the ribH gene encoding 6,7-dimethyl-8-ribityllumazine synthase, with protein MAGSLPSGKIQTRIDLSASRIAIVVAEWNEEITGALYTGAVASLTQHGVQKQNIIRKNVPGTFELSLGAQWMAQRDEIDAVICLGCVIQGETPHFDYICQAVAYGLTEVGLKTGKPVIFGVLTTLNKQQAFDRAGGKYGNKGEEAALTAIKMLGF; from the coding sequence ATGGCCGGATCACTGCCTTCAGGAAAAATTCAAACCCGTATTGATTTATCAGCATCACGAATTGCTATTGTCGTGGCTGAATGGAATGAAGAAATAACCGGAGCGTTGTATACCGGAGCAGTAGCCAGTCTGACTCAGCATGGCGTTCAAAAACAAAACATCATCCGAAAAAATGTACCGGGAACATTTGAATTATCTCTTGGTGCACAATGGATGGCCCAACGTGATGAAATTGATGCAGTGATCTGCTTGGGTTGTGTAATCCAGGGGGAAACGCCACACTTCGACTACATCTGCCAGGCAGTAGCTTATGGCCTTACCGAAGTTGGATTGAAAACCGGAAAGCCAGTAATCTTTGGTGTATTGACTACCCTGAACAAACAACAGGCATTTGATCGTGCAGGTGGAAAGTATGGCAACAAAGGGGAAGAAGCTGCACTTACCGCAATCAAGATGTTAGGCTTCTAA
- the icd gene encoding NADP-dependent isocitrate dehydrogenase, with amino-acid sequence MSEQKISIQNGKLNVPDNPTIPFIEGDGTGVDIWPASQLVFDKAVEKAYGGKRKINWKEVLAGEKAYNKTGNWMPDETMTAFREYLVGIKGPLTTPVGGGIRSLNVALRQDLDLYACVRPVRWFKGVPSPVKEPHKTDMTIFRENTEDIYAGIEFQEGTEDNKKFLKLFEENYPKLYKKIRFPKTAGIGIKPVSKEGTERLVRSAIEFAIAHKKLSVTLVHKGNIMKFTEGGFRDWGYALAKSEFGAKDLDGGPWQVIEKDGHKIVIKDSIADAFLQQILLRPDEYSVVATLNLNGDYISDALAAIVGGIGIAPGGNINYVTGHAIFEATHGTAPKYAGQDKVNPGSVILSGVMMLEYMGWQEAADLIVKGLEGAISSKKVTYDFHRLMDGATLLKCSEFGQEVVKNM; translated from the coding sequence ATGAGCGAACAGAAAATAAGCATTCAGAACGGCAAACTTAACGTTCCCGATAATCCGACAATTCCTTTTATTGAAGGCGATGGCACCGGTGTAGACATCTGGCCGGCCTCACAACTTGTTTTCGACAAGGCTGTTGAGAAGGCCTATGGCGGAAAACGAAAAATCAATTGGAAGGAAGTTTTAGCAGGTGAAAAGGCTTATAACAAAACCGGAAACTGGATGCCGGATGAAACCATGACCGCCTTCCGTGAATACCTGGTAGGCATCAAAGGCCCATTGACCACACCTGTGGGTGGAGGCATTCGCTCATTAAACGTAGCCCTTCGTCAGGATTTGGATTTGTATGCTTGTGTACGTCCAGTTCGTTGGTTTAAAGGTGTTCCTTCTCCTGTTAAGGAGCCACACAAAACGGATATGACCATCTTCCGTGAGAACACCGAAGATATTTATGCGGGTATTGAGTTTCAGGAAGGAACCGAAGACAACAAAAAGTTTTTGAAGCTTTTTGAAGAAAACTATCCGAAACTTTACAAGAAGATTCGTTTTCCGAAAACCGCTGGAATTGGAATTAAGCCTGTTTCAAAAGAAGGAACGGAGCGCTTGGTTCGTTCGGCCATTGAATTTGCCATTGCCCACAAAAAGCTAAGCGTAACCTTGGTACACAAGGGTAATATCATGAAGTTCACCGAAGGTGGTTTCCGTGATTGGGGATATGCGTTGGCGAAAAGTGAGTTTGGTGCGAAAGACCTGGATGGCGGACCATGGCAGGTAATTGAAAAAGATGGCCATAAGATTGTGATCAAAGATTCAATTGCTGATGCGTTCTTGCAGCAGATTCTTCTTCGCCCCGATGAATATTCAGTGGTAGCCACACTCAACCTGAATGGCGATTATATTTCTGATGCCTTGGCTGCTATTGTAGGCGGAATTGGAATTGCGCCTGGCGGAAACATCAACTACGTAACCGGTCACGCTATTTTTGAAGCCACACACGGCACGGCACCAAAATATGCCGGTCAGGATAAAGTAAACCCTGGGTCTGTCATACTTTCCGGTGTAATGATGCTGGAGTACATGGGCTGGCAGGAAGCTGCTGATCTGATCGTAAAAGGTTTGGAAGGCGCTATCTCGTCTAAGAAAGTTACCTACGATTTCCACCGCCTGATGGATGGGGCTACTTTATTAAAGTGCTCTGAATTCGGCCAGGAAGTGGTGAAGAATATGTAA
- a CDS encoding CAP domain-containing protein: MKPRVFSLILISLLFTSSSNKKNTTICLQPEEKKLYDLIMAYRKEKGLPVIPLSEKLTRVAQLHAKDLSENHNPNNGKCNLHSWSKKGKWTACCYTEDHKQARCMWDKPREISGYNSNGYEISYFSSIGANAEEGLAGWKKSVGHNRVIINDGTWNQITWKAIGIGFYKEYGVVWFGALEDELTISDCND; the protein is encoded by the coding sequence ATGAAACCACGTGTATTTTCGTTAATCCTGATAAGCCTGTTGTTTACTTCCTCATCGAATAAAAAAAATACGACTATATGTCTTCAGCCTGAGGAGAAAAAACTGTACGACCTGATTATGGCTTACCGGAAGGAAAAAGGATTGCCGGTTATTCCACTCTCTGAGAAACTGACAAGAGTAGCGCAATTGCATGCAAAAGATCTGAGCGAAAACCATAATCCAAATAATGGAAAGTGTAACCTACACAGCTGGTCGAAAAAAGGAAAGTGGACGGCTTGCTGCTACACCGAAGATCACAAGCAGGCTCGCTGCATGTGGGACAAGCCCCGTGAAATATCCGGGTACAACAGCAACGGGTATGAAATTTCATATTTCAGTTCCATTGGTGCCAATGCAGAAGAGGGTCTGGCGGGATGGAAGAAAAGCGTAGGACACAATCGGGTAATCATCAATGATGGAACCTGGAACCAAATTACCTGGAAGGCAATTGGCATCGGCTTTTACAAAGAATATGGTGTGGTGTGGTTCGGAGCGTTAGAGGATGAGCTTACGATTTCGGATTGTAATGATTAA
- a CDS encoding DUF1080 domain-containing protein has translation MKRISIFSSFFLFSATLALSQNYPNTPPAVSPMPMKPEMTEIWEPEVRVVTPGKNLGDAPSDAIILFDGKNLDQWVSQKDPSKPAPWQIVDNDHMEVVPGSGGIQTKMKFGDCQLHLEFSAPDVVESQGQGRGNSGVFFQNRYELQILDSYNNRTYRNGQAGSVYKDHAPLVNAMKGPLEWNTYDVIYRAPRFKADGSLDSPATITVLHNGVLIQNNVTINGLTLYIGLHHYGEAHGDDVISLQDHGNKTQFRNIWIRKL, from the coding sequence ATGAAGCGTATCTCCATTTTTTCTTCTTTCTTCTTGTTCAGTGCAACACTCGCTCTCAGTCAGAATTACCCCAACACGCCTCCTGCTGTTTCACCTATGCCCATGAAGCCGGAGATGACAGAAATCTGGGAACCTGAAGTGCGTGTAGTGACTCCAGGAAAAAACCTGGGCGATGCGCCTTCTGATGCCATCATCCTTTTCGATGGAAAGAATCTGGATCAGTGGGTAAGTCAAAAAGATCCATCAAAGCCTGCGCCCTGGCAAATTGTTGATAATGACCATATGGAAGTAGTGCCCGGTTCAGGAGGTATACAAACCAAAATGAAGTTTGGCGATTGCCAGCTTCATCTTGAATTCAGTGCACCCGATGTTGTGGAAAGTCAGGGACAAGGACGTGGCAACAGTGGCGTATTTTTTCAGAACCGATATGAACTGCAAATACTCGATTCGTACAACAACCGAACTTATCGCAACGGACAGGCAGGAAGTGTGTACAAAGATCACGCTCCATTGGTTAACGCCATGAAAGGTCCGCTGGAGTGGAACACCTATGATGTTATCTATCGTGCGCCTCGCTTTAAAGCGGATGGCAGTTTGGATTCACCGGCAACCATCACCGTGCTGCACAATGGTGTTTTGATTCAGAACAACGTTACGATTAACGGATTAACCTTGTACATCGGATTACATCACTACGGTGAAGCGCATGGTGATGATGTGATCTCGCTCCAGGATCACGGCAACAAAACTCAGTTCAGAAATATCTGGATAAGAAAATTATAA